The DNA window GGGCGAACGTAAGACCGGTGAAGAATATGGCAGCAATGAGAATGGTTGTTTTCATGAGTGTAAATCTATTTAATAGCTTGTATTTTTTATTATCTAACATTGCAAAGATATATATTAATTTTAGTAGCATGCAATACAAAGTACTTAAAATGTTTTTGAATAAATTTTAATTTATTGGTTTTCAGTATGTAAAATTTATATTAAAAAAATTGCTATCGATAATTATATACTGAAAAGACAATTTTGAGCGGAGAAGTATTACATGATTAGGTAAATAATTTAGAAATTAGTTTAGACTATAATAATTATTCTTACTTTAGGGAAAAATTAAATAAATTTTATATGAAGAAAAACTACTTATTATTATTGCTTTTATTGCTTGTATTCTCCTGTAAAGACGGATATCTCTCAGAATCTCCCGGAGAAGAATCAAATCCGGGATCAAGCTATAATTTCGGAAATGCGGTTCAGAGGAATTTTCAGGGTGTAGTTCTGGATACCGGCGGAATGCCTGTTTCCGGTGCTACGGTTACTATCGGATCAAATACAGTCACTACTGACAACAAAGGGTTATTTGTTTTCAAGAATGTATCGGTCAGTGAAAATTTTGCCCATGTAAAAGTGACGAAAGCAGGATATGTGAACGCATCAAGGGTAATGGTTCCTACAGATGGAATGAACCGGATCAACATCATGATGATCCCTGTTACTACAACGGCTGCAGTTTCTGCAGGTTCTGCTTCTACAGTTGCTCTGCCAGACGGCACCCAAGTAAAATTTGACGGAAGCTTTAAAGATGCTAACGGAAATGCCTATTCGGGAACCGTAAAGGTATCACTGTATCATCTTACACCATCCAATACCTATCTTAACGAACTGATGCCGGGATCCTTTTTGGCTACCAATGCAACAGGAAATGCAAGGGCAATGGAAACCTTCGGAATGCTGCATGTGCAATTGACGGGAAGCTCGGGACAGAACCTTCAGATTGCCAACGGACATACTGCTGAAATTACTGTTCCTATTGATGCCACACAAACATCAAATTCACCTGCCACTATTCCGCTTTGGTCATATAACGAAACGACAGGGATGTGGAATGAAGAAGGAACTGCATCGAAAGTCGGAAATGCATATGTGGGAGCTGTAAGCCATTTTTCATGGTGGAACTGTGATATACAGTTTCCTCAGGCCACCATTAAAGTTCATGTTAAAACCTCTTCCGGACAGGCTTTACCGAATCTTGTAGTAACATTAAAAAGAATGTCGCAGGCTTACGATGTGTATGGCAGCACAGATAATACCGGTATGGTATCCGGCATTGTACCGGCAGGGGAAATACTCACGTTAAAAGTATATGATGCCTGCCATGTTGTGATCTATACGGCTAATATAGGTCCCTTTACTGCCGGAAGTACTATTGTGTTACCGGACATCCTATTACCGATACCACCTTCACTGCTTTATACAATTAAGGGAAGTCTGAAAACCTGTGCGAATGCGAATGTAACAGATGGTTATGTAGTGTTTAAAACTGCCGGAGCCGGAAACTACTTCCAGTATATGTCGGTTCCTGTTGATAACGCTGGCAACTTCACTTTCAATACCTATTCCTGTACAGCAAATCCGCAGTTTACTTATGAAGGACTTGATATCAATAATTTGCAGACGACTAATGAAGTTGCATTTACGGCTACCGCTAACCTGATGAACTTAGGCAATATTACCGTATGCAATCCTACAAGTGAATTCATCATCTACAAAATAGATAATCAAACTATGGTTACCGTATTAGGATCCTTTGATGCAAAATGGTCAGGATTAACCTCCTCGTCACCCAACATTCCTGTAAAGCAGCTAAGAATAAGCTCAATGAATCCTGCCGGTTCGTATTTTTCCATTGTACAGAACAATATGCTGGGGGCTGCAGCAAGTTTTACTACCGATTATTTAATAGTAGTGGCAGGAACAGATATTCTTCCGGGTAACGGAAATATGATGATTAACATAAGTTCCTTCGGAACGGTAGGGGATTACATTGATTTTACCGTTAACGGTACCTATACGAATACATCCGGAAGCCATACCCTCACGGCAACGGGACACGTTAAAAGGGATCTGTAATCGCTTAAAACAAAAAGGACCGGAAGGTCCTTTTTTATTTTATTCTCTGTCAAATCTTGCCAGGCTTTTATCAATCCAGATCGTTGCAAAAGGAAAAAAGGCTGCAATCAATGAGAAAACACTGTCTTCATCATCCCAGAGATATATTTTTCTGATTGAAGGCAAAAACAGAAGATAAAGTGAAAAGAAGAAACCATGAATACTACCGATTGTACTGATGTAAATGATCGGTAACACTCCATCGGGATCTATACGTATCCAGGTCATTGCGGTAAATAGGAAAAACCAGGAAACGGCTTCTGCAAGACAAATCTGCTTAAACCATTTGATCACTTTTTCCTGTGGATATTTTGAGAAAAATTTTTCGATGAAATTCATAATGACAGGATTAAGGTTTTGAGGAACTGAAACGATATTTCCGCTTAAACCCTTTCAATGCAAAATTACTTATAAAAACTGCTTCCGTCCAAATATTCGAAGACTTCCGGCGGCAGCATCGGCCTCACGTTCTTCCCTTCCCGGATCATGGCCCGGATTTCCGTGGCGGATAATTCGATCACCGGGGCTTTAACCAGCGAAATATTACTGTGATTGCTGTATGGTGAATCTGCTTTAGGCCCTTCAGATAGTCTTGGATAAACGATGATGTGGTGGCTTTCCACCAGGCGATCCGCATTCTTCCATTTGTGCAGGCTGCTGAGGTTATCTTCACCCATAATCAGGCTGAAAGAGTGATCAGGATATTTTTCATGCAGGTAGGTCAGTGTATCTACAGTATAACTGGGCTTTGGTAAAGAAAACTCTATATTGGACGCCCGCATATTCGGGTAGTTCTTTACCGCAAGCTGAACCATGTCAAGCCTGTTGTGGTCGCTGAGCAGGGTCTTCTTATCTTTAAAAGGATTCTGTGGGCTTACCACAAACCACAGCTCATCCATGTCTGAATTTTCCAGGATGTAATTGGCCAGGATAAGATGGCCGATATGGATAGGATTGAAGGATCCGAAAAATAAACCAATTTTTTTCATGGGTCTGATAGCAGGCTGCATCCTGATAAAACGGTAACCGTCTTAACCAATACAGATTAATATGTTATGAGAATCCACAAAATGACTGTGGATCCGTTTGATTATATTTAATTCCTGAACCTCACATCCTTGATGTTGAGATAATGGGTCACATTGCCTTTCCAGTGGTTTTCTTCCAGGGTAAACACAAGGTCGAAACTTTTGGTCCTGAAATCGTCGGCAAACTGCCCCAGCTTGAAACCTACGCATTCAATATTCCTTCCGGTAGATTCCTGCCTGATATAAAACTTAAGGTGGTTGTTGTCTTTCCCCATGGTTTTGATATATCCCGAAACCCTTTGCCTGGTCAAAGCCAGGATCGGCTTCATATTGTGCGGTCCGAAAGGAGCCAGTTTCCTGTGGAAATTAATGAACTCCCGGTTGATCTCATCAATATGGATTTCCGAGTCGATGGTAATCGAAGGTTCTTTCTGATGGTCTTTGATCTTTTCTGATACGATCCGTTCAAACTTTTCCTTGAATGCCTCAAATTTCTCCTTTTCCATAGACAGTCCTGCAGCAGCATGGTGCCCTCCGAATTTCAGGAAGTATTCTGAACACAGGTCCAGTGCTTCGTGTACATCAAAGTCGGCGACAGATCTTGCCGAAGCCACCATTTCGCCATTGTTTCCGTCCGTAAAGACCAGGGTAGGGCGGTAATAGGTTTCAATAAGTCTTGAAGCGACGATGCCAATAACACCTTTGTTCCATTCGGGATGGTATACAATGGTCGTCAGCCGGCTTTCCTGCTGGGATTCAATGATCTGGTTCAGCGCAGACAGGGTAGAATTCATATCCAGCTCGCGCCTTTCATCATTCAGGTCCATAATGTCGCTAACGATCTGATGCGCGTGTTTCAGGTTATCAGAAACCATCAGTTCAACAGCAGCTTTACCATGGGAAATCCTTCCGGCAGCATTGATTTTAGGAGCGATTTCAAAAACGATATTGGAGATCTCAAAATGAGAAAGCTTATCATCCGGAATCAGCAGCCTCAGCCCGAGGTTGCGGGTTTTCCTGAGTGTTTTCAGGCCCATCTTAGCCAGTACACGGTTCTCACCGGTCATGGATACGATATCGGCGGCTATGGAAATAGCAAGAAGGTCCGTCAGCTCAAACAGTTCAGCTTCCGGTATCCTGTAAATGGTATTCAGTCCCTGGCAGAGCTTGAATCCGACTCCGCATCCGGAAAGCTCTTTGAAAGGATACCGGCAGTCTGTCCGCTTAGGATCCAGGACGGCAACGGCATCGGGAATTTCCTCTCCCGGAAGGTGATGGTCGCAAATAATGAAATCAATTCCGGATTCCTTGGCATAATTAATCATGTCAATGGCCTTGATCCCGCAGTCAAGCGCAATGATCAGAGAAAAACCGTTGTCGCGGGCAAAATCGATGCCTTCTGTTGAAATACCGTACCCTTCGGAATTCCGGTCAGGGATATAATAATCCAGGTACTTTTTCTGGACAATTTTGCTGAGGTAAAGATACACCAAGGCTACGGCAGTGGTGCCGTCCACATCATAATCTCCGTAAATCAGTATTTTTTCTCCGTTTTCAATGGCAGTAGCGATGCGCTCAACGGCTTTCTGCATATCTGCCATCAGGAAAGGATTATGGATATCGGTTAAGTTCGGTTTGAAAAATTCTCTGGCCTTTTGATAATTGTCAATTCCTCTGAGTACGAGAAGTTTAGATTCAAAAGTTCCAAAACCAAGTGACGAACTTAGTCCATCCACGATTTCCTCATCGGGTTCAGGCTTGTAAATCCATTTTTGACTCATTTCACAAAAATAGGGAAATTTTTTTTGCTTTCATTTGTTTCAGGAGGCTATGTTAGCCTGTCTGATGCTTTTTAACAATCGGGCTGAGAAAATACCGTTACTGCTGATCTTGGGCCCATGGTGTGAATGCTTGCTGGCTGAAATCATTAATTGTTTTAATGTAAATGGATTTGGTTGTCATAAGACGATTTCAGTCTATCATCAATTTACCAACCTTTTTAACTACTTAGTCTTAACCAGCACCCTGTATTCCCATGGCTTAAGGGTCATAGGAGTCTGATTGCCTGACATCACGTACGGCGTACCGGAAAACAGTTCTCTGTACTTATTTTTAAAATACTTTGTATCCAGATTCACCTTTGCATCCTGACCGGAAAAATTGATGACGGTCATTACTGCATCTCCGTTTTTTTCTCTGTAAAATGAGAGCACGTTATTCATGTTGTCATTATGAACCCGTTCCATTTCGCCGCCCCAATGGCCGTTCCATAGCGCCTGGTTGCTGTGTTTGAGTTTGAATAAAGTTTCATAAATGCCGGCGAACCTATGCTCTTTCCAGACCATCGGATCCTTTTCAAAAAAAGCAAGGCTTCTGTCCAGACCCGCTTCCTGGCCGCTGTACACCAAAGGCATTCCGTTGACAGTGCTGCAAAATACCATAGCGGCTTCAAGCCCGTCTCCGAAATTGGAAAACTGGTTTCCCTCCCATGAATTTTTATCATGATTATCGGTAAACGTCATCCGGTACGAATCGTAAGGGAAGCTGTTGACATCATGGGCCATGTATTCAAACAGGGCCGGAGCACCTTTCTTTTCAATAGTGGCCTGCTTCATTTTGTCCCAAAGCGTCCATGAATAGGTCATATCAAAAGACTTTTTATA is part of the Chryseobacterium camelliae genome and encodes:
- the recJ gene encoding single-stranded-DNA-specific exonuclease RecJ; protein product: MSQKWIYKPEPDEEIVDGLSSSLGFGTFESKLLVLRGIDNYQKAREFFKPNLTDIHNPFLMADMQKAVERIATAIENGEKILIYGDYDVDGTTAVALVYLYLSKIVQKKYLDYYIPDRNSEGYGISTEGIDFARDNGFSLIIALDCGIKAIDMINYAKESGIDFIICDHHLPGEEIPDAVAVLDPKRTDCRYPFKELSGCGVGFKLCQGLNTIYRIPEAELFELTDLLAISIAADIVSMTGENRVLAKMGLKTLRKTRNLGLRLLIPDDKLSHFEISNIVFEIAPKINAAGRISHGKAAVELMVSDNLKHAHQIVSDIMDLNDERRELDMNSTLSALNQIIESQQESRLTTIVYHPEWNKGVIGIVASRLIETYYRPTLVFTDGNNGEMVASARSVADFDVHEALDLCSEYFLKFGGHHAAAGLSMEKEKFEAFKEKFERIVSEKIKDHQKEPSITIDSEIHIDEINREFINFHRKLAPFGPHNMKPILALTRQRVSGYIKTMGKDNNHLKFYIRQESTGRNIECVGFKLGQFADDFRTKSFDLVFTLEENHWKGNVTHYLNIKDVRFRN
- a CDS encoding DUF3817 domain-containing protein, whose amino-acid sequence is MNFIEKFFSKYPQEKVIKWFKQICLAEAVSWFFLFTAMTWIRIDPDGVLPIIYISTIGSIHGFFFSLYLLFLPSIRKIYLWDDEDSVFSLIAAFFPFATIWIDKSLARFDRE
- the nadD gene encoding nicotinate (nicotinamide) nucleotide adenylyltransferase codes for the protein MKKIGLFFGSFNPIHIGHLILANYILENSDMDELWFVVSPQNPFKDKKTLLSDHNRLDMVQLAVKNYPNMRASNIEFSLPKPSYTVDTLTYLHEKYPDHSFSLIMGEDNLSSLHKWKNADRLVESHHIIVYPRLSEGPKADSPYSNHSNISLVKAPVIELSATEIRAMIREGKNVRPMLPPEVFEYLDGSSFYK
- a CDS encoding carboxypeptidase-like regulatory domain-containing protein, with translation MKKNYLLLLLLLLVFSCKDGYLSESPGEESNPGSSYNFGNAVQRNFQGVVLDTGGMPVSGATVTIGSNTVTTDNKGLFVFKNVSVSENFAHVKVTKAGYVNASRVMVPTDGMNRINIMMIPVTTTAAVSAGSASTVALPDGTQVKFDGSFKDANGNAYSGTVKVSLYHLTPSNTYLNELMPGSFLATNATGNARAMETFGMLHVQLTGSSGQNLQIANGHTAEITVPIDATQTSNSPATIPLWSYNETTGMWNEEGTASKVGNAYVGAVSHFSWWNCDIQFPQATIKVHVKTSSGQALPNLVVTLKRMSQAYDVYGSTDNTGMVSGIVPAGEILTLKVYDACHVVIYTANIGPFTAGSTIVLPDILLPIPPSLLYTIKGSLKTCANANVTDGYVVFKTAGAGNYFQYMSVPVDNAGNFTFNTYSCTANPQFTYEGLDINNLQTTNEVAFTATANLMNLGNITVCNPTSEFIIYKIDNQTMVTVLGSFDAKWSGLTSSSPNIPVKQLRISSMNPAGSYFSIVQNNMLGAAASFTTDYLIVVAGTDILPGNGNMMINISSFGTVGDYIDFTVNGTYTNTSGSHTLTATGHVKRDL